From Minwuia thermotolerans, the proteins below share one genomic window:
- a CDS encoding ATP-dependent nuclease has translation MYLQNVKLANFRSFDQCEIELQKDLTVFVGENNGGKSNAIDSIRLVTAPLGGRREIYCETTDVRFQSANDQFELEAHFSDLSTGQQGRFISAATNATLSRASFGLRFDGSQDGARPVFWAGKEGNAPEPGCHDMVRHVYLPPLRDAKRALASGNPTRIMALLKHFLGDTTPNDLAKELARTQAHDVLTKVDSAVEKGLTELTSGIRRQTASLGFATDEALIEIARDLRFKLADHGVNPEDLRYSGLGYANLLFMAITAVELEEVRTADLTLFLVEEPESHLHPQLQAAVLGFLRDRAEDSRKHAPADHGPAGELQVVVATHSPNLSAWVSSDRLVVFRSHMAEAGEVSEGDVPAEPYAADATVFEKAQRPDYSATEDDEAESIPATGTAALPLRRSTHCIALARMDLDLLERRKVDRYLDVTRAALLFGGRVFLVEGIAEALLLPAIAEHRTLKGQPDKLRLFRSTVFVPIDGVDFSPYATLLLTAVNDVRVADQVVIMTDGDKGIGAEEEKQEEAVKTQDGGGDDGEPRQASFEPDPLPAATGEEEMPPTSPAIPGERRKAELKALAKRLGAEQHLAVLTSTYSLETELLEAGNEAILRKAYLTLHQRSASKWDSAVALSGDERATAIHDIFKTTRKGDFAQVLARLIEDGEDFSVPRYIADAIEAVVVP, from the coding sequence ATGTACTTGCAGAATGTGAAGCTCGCGAACTTCCGTTCGTTTGATCAATGTGAGATCGAACTTCAAAAGGATCTGACTGTTTTCGTCGGAGAGAATAACGGGGGTAAGAGCAACGCTATCGACTCGATCCGATTGGTGACGGCCCCGCTCGGTGGCCGGCGCGAGATCTACTGCGAAACAACAGACGTGCGTTTCCAGAGCGCGAACGACCAATTCGAGCTAGAAGCGCATTTTTCAGACCTATCGACCGGTCAGCAGGGTCGTTTTATCAGCGCTGCCACAAACGCAACGCTGAGTCGGGCATCGTTCGGATTGCGCTTCGACGGAAGCCAGGACGGTGCGAGGCCTGTATTCTGGGCCGGCAAGGAAGGCAATGCTCCGGAGCCAGGCTGCCATGACATGGTGCGACATGTCTATTTGCCGCCGCTGCGCGACGCGAAGCGGGCACTGGCATCAGGCAACCCGACAAGGATCATGGCGCTGCTGAAGCACTTTCTAGGTGACACGACCCCGAACGATCTCGCCAAAGAACTCGCGCGGACGCAAGCTCACGACGTGCTCACGAAGGTAGACAGTGCTGTCGAGAAGGGGCTTACAGAACTCACCTCCGGGATACGTCGTCAGACGGCTTCATTGGGCTTTGCAACCGACGAAGCGCTTATCGAGATTGCGCGAGACCTGCGCTTCAAACTCGCCGACCACGGCGTCAATCCGGAGGATTTGCGTTATTCCGGCCTCGGGTACGCCAATCTGCTGTTCATGGCGATCACTGCTGTTGAACTGGAAGAGGTCCGTACTGCCGATCTGACGCTTTTCCTAGTAGAGGAACCTGAGTCGCATCTGCATCCCCAGCTTCAGGCTGCAGTTCTCGGCTTTCTGCGTGACCGGGCCGAAGACTCACGAAAGCACGCGCCTGCTGATCACGGACCCGCTGGCGAACTACAGGTAGTTGTGGCCACGCATTCTCCCAACTTGTCGGCATGGGTCAGCAGTGATCGGCTCGTGGTTTTCCGATCACACATGGCGGAAGCTGGGGAGGTTTCGGAGGGAGACGTGCCGGCCGAACCATATGCCGCCGATGCCACAGTGTTTGAAAAGGCCCAAAGGCCAGACTATTCCGCCACTGAGGACGACGAGGCGGAGAGCATACCGGCCACTGGTACCGCCGCCCTCCCACTGCGTCGCTCGACCCACTGTATCGCGCTAGCGCGGATGGATCTCGACCTGCTTGAGCGGCGCAAGGTGGACCGCTATCTCGACGTGACGAGAGCGGCGCTGTTGTTCGGGGGACGAGTCTTCCTTGTGGAGGGCATAGCAGAAGCTCTTTTGCTGCCTGCCATCGCAGAACATCGCACACTCAAGGGCCAGCCCGATAAGCTGCGGCTATTCCGCTCGACAGTCTTTGTGCCGATCGACGGCGTGGATTTCAGCCCCTACGCGACCCTTTTGCTCACGGCTGTAAATGATGTGCGGGTTGCCGATCAAGTCGTCATCATGACTGATGGCGATAAGGGTATCGGTGCTGAAGAGGAGAAACAGGAAGAGGCTGTGAAAACCCAGGACGGGGGTGGTGACGATGGCGAACCGAGGCAGGCTAGCTTTGAACCAGATCCACTACCCGCCGCCACTGGCGAGGAGGAAATGCCGCCGACGTCCCCAGCGATTCCCGGCGAACGGCGCAAGGCAGAGCTTAAGGCGCTGGCAAAACGCCTAGGTGCCGAACAGCATCTCGCGGTGCTGACCAGCACTTATTCGCTGGAGACGGAGTTGCTGGAGGCTGGCAACGAGGCGATCTTGCGCAAAGCCTACCTGACCTTGCACCAGCGCTCCGCGAGTAAATGGGACAGCGCTGTCGCGCTCTCAGGCGACGAGCGGGCAACCGCAATCCATGATATATTCAAGACAACACGCAAGGGCGATTTTGCACAAGTGCTCGCGAGGCTGATCGAGGACGGCGAAGACTTTTCGGTTCCTCGCTATATCGCGGATGCCATCGAAGCAGTGGTGGTGCCGTGA
- a CDS encoding UvrD-helicase domain-containing protein, producing MPTDQQRDVIGHQGSAFVTACPGAGKTRTMVERARRLTDSPEDRRGVAFLSFTNAAIDELEERLRAFGSLPSPLFPSFIGTFDRFLWQFLIAPFGIPGSTATPRLVPDKDDWEVKPYGKAQSLHLKCFDRATGSVVAAFAKGEGFDVSARDISPYETRARNIISVARAIGHVDFEDVRICVREHLADPAFSARVGAALGARFREIVVDEAQDCNPADLAIVSWLRKSSIVVKVICDPHQSIYKFRGGVTDELLRFADTFVAEDRLPMSGNFRSTPAICAAIAALRPPGARTEPDKPLGRYKEDRTPVHLLSYSGSGVSARIGPKFSELVRPFGIPFDQTPVLASTRASAAKAIGQPTLKATTHKTLLLAQVAMNYHFAFAAGNRREALIALHRITLVVQGHINSAGDYHTYIADNGLEDGRWRPAIIAVANGLRFDPADAPDQWLAKARALVGRDVVKGLNINQRLKSHGDLAAALSGAPPEASPPRTIHSAKGAEFPAVCVVMTSQTAGKIMDYLEGRTTNSADEDARKIYVAASRAERLLALAVPRSSASRMRALLAGTGCKVQLHEI from the coding sequence ATGCCAACCGACCAGCAACGCGACGTAATTGGCCACCAAGGTTCTGCCTTCGTGACAGCATGCCCGGGCGCAGGCAAGACGCGGACTATGGTTGAACGGGCGCGCCGACTGACCGACAGCCCGGAAGACAGGCGCGGCGTAGCCTTTCTATCCTTCACAAACGCAGCCATTGACGAACTTGAGGAGCGCCTCCGCGCTTTCGGCTCACTGCCGTCGCCCTTGTTCCCAAGCTTCATCGGAACCTTCGACCGTTTTCTATGGCAGTTCCTGATTGCTCCGTTTGGCATTCCAGGTAGCACGGCGACTCCGCGCCTGGTGCCTGACAAGGACGATTGGGAAGTGAAGCCGTACGGCAAGGCACAATCCCTGCATCTGAAATGCTTCGATCGGGCGACCGGCAGTGTGGTTGCTGCATTTGCCAAGGGTGAAGGCTTCGATGTCTCAGCGCGCGACATCAGCCCCTATGAGACGCGCGCGCGCAACATTATCAGTGTTGCGCGTGCAATAGGGCATGTCGATTTTGAGGATGTACGCATTTGCGTCCGGGAACACCTTGCGGACCCGGCCTTCTCCGCGCGCGTCGGCGCCGCCCTTGGCGCGCGATTCCGGGAGATCGTTGTCGATGAGGCGCAGGACTGCAATCCCGCTGATCTCGCGATTGTTAGCTGGTTGCGAAAATCGAGCATTGTCGTGAAGGTGATATGTGACCCGCACCAGTCGATTTATAAGTTCCGCGGCGGCGTGACGGATGAGCTGCTGAGGTTCGCCGATACATTTGTCGCGGAAGATCGGCTGCCAATGAGCGGGAATTTCAGATCGACGCCAGCGATATGCGCTGCAATCGCCGCGCTTCGTCCGCCCGGCGCTCGTACTGAACCCGACAAACCCCTTGGCCGGTATAAGGAGGATCGAACGCCGGTTCACTTGCTCTCCTACAGCGGAAGCGGGGTGTCCGCCAGAATCGGCCCCAAATTCAGCGAACTGGTGCGACCGTTTGGAATACCGTTTGATCAGACACCAGTCCTAGCTTCGACACGGGCGAGTGCCGCTAAGGCGATAGGTCAGCCCACCTTGAAGGCGACTACCCACAAGACACTGCTGCTGGCGCAAGTCGCTATGAACTATCATTTCGCGTTCGCGGCCGGAAACCGCCGCGAGGCCTTGATTGCGCTTCACCGGATTACTTTGGTGGTGCAAGGGCACATCAATAGCGCTGGCGACTATCATACTTACATCGCGGACAATGGGTTGGAGGACGGGCGGTGGCGACCGGCTATCATTGCCGTAGCAAATGGACTTCGTTTTGATCCTGCGGACGCGCCTGATCAATGGCTGGCGAAAGCGCGCGCTTTGGTGGGACGGGATGTCGTCAAAGGTCTGAACATTAACCAGCGTTTGAAGTCACACGGAGATCTTGCCGCAGCTTTGTCGGGGGCACCGCCGGAAGCGTCGCCTCCGCGCACGATTCACTCGGCGAAGGGGGCGGAGTTCCCCGCGGTCTGCGTGGTGATGACGAGCCAGACTGCTGGCAAAATCATGGACTATCTTGAGGGAAGGACGACAAATAGCGCGGACGAGGATGCGCGGAAGATCTACGTGGCCGCCTCACGTGCCGAGCGTCTTCTTGCGCTTGCTGTTCCTAGAAGCAGTGCCTCCCGGATGCGGGCACTCCTCGCCGGTACGGGCTGTAAAGTTCAATTACACGAAATCTAG